One region of Bacteroidia bacterium genomic DNA includes:
- a CDS encoding redoxin domain-containing protein — translation MGRVTLFIVFSVLLAETLLSVRNLCAQTGYAQYLELGSIAPEIDATDIHGKRVVLSDMLKRGNVVVMLFRGVWCPNANMGTCVAIQQEILDNLTEQVIAICPESPEYTKKLVEAKKITIPVIADEIMQYTEAYCAVEHVYEEQMSRGAFKEGLATKRPNTDGTYPMALPAIYVVDTNRRIKLCYNANTNRPSQQAFEFLQRLLNE, via the coding sequence ATGGGCAGAGTAACACTATTTATTGTGTTTAGCGTGCTTTTAGCAGAAACACTTCTATCAGTGCGTAATTTGTGTGCTCAAACAGGGTACGCCCAGTACTTAGAGCTAGGAAGTATTGCTCCTGAAATAGATGCCACAGACATTCATGGCAAAAGAGTTGTCCTTTCTGATATGCTTAAAAGGGGAAATGTAGTGGTTATGCTATTTAGGGGCGTTTGGTGCCCAAATGCAAATATGGGTACCTGCGTTGCTATTCAGCAAGAAATTTTAGATAATCTAACAGAACAAGTTATTGCTATTTGTCCTGAAAGCCCCGAGTATACCAAAAAATTAGTAGAAGCTAAAAAAATCACTATTCCTGTGATTGCTGACGAAATTATGCAATATACAGAAGCATACTGTGCTGTGGAGCATGTTTATGAAGAGCAAATGTCCCGAGGTGCGTTTAAGGAAGGTTTAGCTACTAAGCGCCCCAACACAGATGGTACGTACCCAATGGCATTACCTGCTATCTACGTAGTGGATACAAATAGGCGCATAAAACTTTGTTATAACGCTAACACTAATCGCCCATCTCAACAGGCTTTTGAGTTCCTGCAAAGACTTCTCAATGAATAA
- a CDS encoding thioredoxin domain-containing protein: MYTNRLIHETSPYLLQHAHNPVDWYPWGEEALTKAKKEDKPILLSIGYSACHWCHVMERESFQDPEVAAIMNEFFVNIKVDREERPDIDQIYMEAVQAITGSGGWPLNCFLTPDLKPFYGGTYFPPKPYYDRPSWKSVLAQVAKVFRERRKEIEEQAEQIFKHISQATHFIQPDENQNFNEAQLDTIFFSLQKRFDNQYGGFGNPPKFPSVQSIKFLLRYYHFKKSKAALNHAVLSLDKMMMGGMYDVIGGGFSRYSTDAQWHIPHFEKMLYDNALLLKVYGEGYQCTHKPEYLEVITETMDYIQREMTSPEGGFYAAQDADSEGVEGKYFVWQYDEVKSLIPNEFELIADYFYITPEGNWEHGNNVLFRRYTDEEFAQKHGLTYQAWKDILKKVKKILFEHREQRIKPGLDDKILLNWNALMLSAVARMYRLTLNSRYYDMMIKNVEFLCTRYCKGNTLYRTFKNGEAKILATLEDYAYLIEALIDVYETTFKEFYLFKAVDLLEHTFTHFFDPSDNTFYYTSIDQTDILFRQKEFYDNATPSANSTMAHNLLRLGTLLNEPKYKDLSRTMLAQIKNAVMQYPTAFGKWATLMTNMVYGMHEIAYFGKMYNGEINMLWKDYHPNVICAGNPESDRIALLQHKKALNDRDTLYYCTNYTCCAPTHSYQELKANYIDKASR; the protein is encoded by the coding sequence ATGTACACTAATCGCTTAATCCATGAAACAAGTCCTTATTTATTGCAGCACGCCCATAATCCCGTAGATTGGTATCCTTGGGGAGAAGAAGCTTTGACCAAAGCTAAAAAAGAAGATAAGCCTATATTGCTAAGCATAGGATATTCTGCTTGCCACTGGTGTCATGTTATGGAAAGAGAGTCTTTTCAGGACCCTGAGGTAGCAGCCATAATGAACGAGTTTTTTGTCAACATCAAAGTTGACCGCGAAGAGCGACCCGATATAGACCAGATTTATATGGAAGCTGTGCAAGCTATAACCGGAAGTGGCGGATGGCCACTTAACTGCTTCCTTACTCCTGACTTGAAACCTTTTTATGGTGGAACTTACTTTCCCCCAAAGCCTTACTATGACAGACCTTCTTGGAAAAGTGTACTAGCCCAAGTAGCCAAAGTATTCCGAGAACGCCGTAAAGAAATTGAGGAACAAGCCGAACAAATCTTTAAGCATATTTCACAAGCTACTCACTTCATACAACCAGACGAAAATCAAAACTTTAACGAAGCACAGCTAGACACGATATTTTTTTCACTGCAAAAACGTTTTGACAACCAGTATGGGGGATTCGGAAATCCACCTAAATTCCCAAGTGTGCAGAGTATTAAATTTTTACTGCGTTATTACCACTTTAAGAAAAGCAAAGCGGCTTTGAATCATGCTGTACTAAGTTTAGACAAAATGATGATGGGCGGAATGTACGATGTCATTGGCGGTGGTTTTTCTCGCTACTCTACTGACGCTCAATGGCATATACCCCACTTTGAAAAAATGCTCTATGACAATGCTCTTTTACTCAAAGTTTATGGAGAAGGCTACCAATGCACGCACAAACCTGAATATCTTGAAGTTATTACAGAAACTATGGATTACATTCAACGCGAAATGACTAGCCCCGAAGGAGGCTTTTATGCCGCCCAAGACGCCGATTCCGAAGGTGTAGAAGGTAAATACTTCGTATGGCAATACGATGAGGTCAAATCCTTGATCCCAAATGAGTTTGAACTGATTGCAGATTATTTCTATATCACCCCCGAAGGCAACTGGGAACACGGCAATAATGTACTTTTCCGCCGATATACAGATGAAGAATTTGCCCAAAAGCACGGTCTAACCTACCAAGCATGGAAAGATATTCTTAAAAAAGTAAAAAAAATACTTTTCGAACATAGAGAACAGCGCATCAAGCCTGGTTTGGATGACAAAATACTATTGAATTGGAACGCCCTAATGCTATCCGCAGTAGCCCGCATGTACAGATTGACCCTAAATTCAAGGTACTATGATATGATGATCAAAAACGTCGAATTCTTATGCACCCGCTATTGCAAAGGAAATACCTTATACAGAACCTTCAAAAATGGGGAAGCCAAAATATTGGCTACTTTGGAAGACTACGCCTACTTGATAGAAGCCCTAATTGATGTCTACGAAACTACTTTTAAAGAATTTTACCTCTTCAAAGCCGTAGATCTGTTAGAACATACCTTCACACACTTTTTTGATCCCTCTGACAACACTTTTTACTACACTTCCATTGACCAAACCGATATTCTATTTAGACAAAAAGAGTTTTATGACAATGCTACTCCTTCTGCTAACTCTACCATGGCACACAATCTACTGCGGCTAGGCACCTTACTTAATGAACCCAAATACAAGGATTTATCTCGCACTATGTTAGCTCAAATTAAAAATGCAGTCATGCAATACCCTACTGCTTTTGGAAAATGGGCTACACTCATGACCAACATGGTTTATGGAATGCATGAAATTGCTTATTTTGGCAAAATGTACAATGGAGAAATTAACATGCTCTGGAAAGACTATCATCCTAATGTGATATGTGCAGGTAATCCTGAATCAGACAGAATAGCTCTATTACAACATAAAAAAGCACTCAATGATAGAGATACTTTGTACTACTGCACCAACTATACTTGCTGTGCACCTACTCATAGTTATCAAGAATTAAAAGCAAATTATATTGACAAAGCAAGCAGATAG